One part of the Rhodococcus oxybenzonivorans genome encodes these proteins:
- a CDS encoding carboxymuconolactone decarboxylase family protein yields MTESEGPPDSARPSVPSIRDEVSLDHLRAVADVYLNDVGDGEPLDPLTRALVELAVRASVTTLDIVGAERYMQEALDLGATANQVHEVLMLVSGLGVHTLFATAEHLHALTSERHNEQADSALDADQRLLWERYVGSDPYRQRLEDELPGFLAALIRISPEGFAAFCEYCGLPWKTKNVRAVTKELIALAVDATPTHRFLPGMKLHLRNAIELGAGRIAILEVLLIASHAPPHRGVR; encoded by the coding sequence GTGACCGAGTCCGAGGGCCCGCCCGACTCCGCGCGGCCGTCGGTACCGTCCATCCGCGATGAAGTTTCGCTCGATCACCTGCGCGCCGTCGCCGACGTGTACCTGAATGACGTCGGCGACGGGGAACCGTTGGACCCGCTGACCCGCGCGCTAGTCGAACTCGCGGTTCGCGCGTCCGTCACCACTCTGGACATCGTGGGTGCCGAACGCTACATGCAGGAGGCGCTCGACCTGGGAGCGACCGCGAACCAAGTCCACGAGGTACTCATGCTGGTGTCGGGGCTCGGAGTGCACACCCTCTTCGCAACCGCCGAACACCTCCACGCTCTCACCTCGGAACGGCACAACGAGCAGGCGGATTCAGCGCTCGATGCCGACCAGCGTCTCCTCTGGGAGCGATACGTAGGAAGCGACCCCTACCGTCAGCGTCTAGAGGATGAGCTACCTGGTTTCCTCGCTGCGCTGATACGGATCTCTCCCGAAGGATTCGCTGCATTCTGCGAGTATTGCGGTCTCCCATGGAAGACGAAAAACGTGCGCGCCGTCACCAAAGAACTTATCGCCCTGGCGGTGGATGCAACGCCGACCCATCGTTTTCTTCCCGGCATGAAGCTGCACCTGCGCAATGCGATCGAACTCGGCGCCGGCCGCATCGCGATACTGGAGGTCCTCCTGATCGCATCCCACGCGCCACCGCACAGGGGAGTGCGCTGA
- a CDS encoding riboflavin kinase, giving the protein MGTRLLEAHLLDFDENLYDLEVTVHLEHWIRGQATFASKEELIAALEDDVRRTKELLSDTYPTAG; this is encoded by the coding sequence GTGGGGACGCGACTGCTGGAGGCGCATCTACTCGATTTCGATGAAAATTTGTACGACCTCGAAGTCACCGTGCATCTCGAACACTGGATACGCGGACAAGCGACCTTCGCCTCGAAGGAAGAACTCATTGCCGCGCTCGAGGACGATGTTCGGCGCACTAAGGAGCTTCTGTCCGACACTTATCCCACCGCCGGATAG
- a CDS encoding 3,4-dihydroxy-2-butanone-4-phosphate synthase: MSNSVTRVQQALSDLAAGRTVALAGSAGGDPDGYLLLAAEKASPAALASMVRHSSGFVCAAVTRRVCERLGLPPMMGTIPDQASDWYTVSVDAIAGVGTGISAADRARTLAMLANPDSATGDFTRPGHVVPARARENGVLETRGPAEVITDLARAAGLRPVGAFAALVSEEDPTRIANEDETRDFAQAQQLTWLSADDVAIYRRVSELHVRCTFTITRESPYGELLTSGFRSEVTGTDYIAYRIGRPQSADAPWIHVHRESDFAPHADSTDPDRQAMFARIAAHGDGVVLIERNTNDLDSYTLTSEQQDRRRIDRNADIAQVIRELGISSLQLLDPPADLRGTLEIMGIEASVLSHADAGSTVKAPTCTTTSTAHTVAGLVRHGDQRGRELGFPTANLELDTEAGSPSSEAHLVDGVWAGHCALADGRSIPPQSR; encoded by the coding sequence ATGAGTAATTCGGTGACCCGAGTCCAGCAAGCTCTGTCCGACCTCGCCGCCGGCCGAACCGTTGCGCTCGCGGGCAGTGCGGGCGGCGATCCCGATGGCTACCTGCTCTTGGCGGCGGAGAAGGCATCCCCTGCCGCGCTCGCATCTATGGTCCGCCATAGCTCTGGTTTCGTCTGTGCGGCGGTCACCCGGCGTGTCTGCGAACGTCTGGGGTTGCCACCGATGATGGGGACGATCCCGGACCAGGCCAGCGACTGGTACACCGTCTCGGTGGATGCGATCGCCGGGGTGGGTACGGGGATTTCCGCCGCCGACCGGGCACGCACCCTCGCAATGCTCGCCAATCCCGACAGCGCGACCGGCGACTTCACCCGCCCCGGCCATGTCGTACCGGCCCGGGCGCGCGAGAACGGAGTACTCGAGACCCGTGGTCCAGCGGAAGTCATAACGGACCTCGCTCGTGCGGCCGGTCTACGCCCGGTCGGCGCATTTGCTGCGCTCGTCTCGGAGGAAGATCCCACCCGCATCGCGAACGAGGACGAAACCCGTGATTTCGCCCAGGCACAACAATTGACATGGTTGTCTGCGGACGACGTCGCTATCTATCGCCGGGTATCCGAACTACACGTCCGATGCACCTTCACCATCACTCGGGAAAGCCCTTACGGCGAGCTGCTCACCTCCGGATTTCGGAGTGAGGTGACCGGCACCGATTACATCGCCTACCGAATCGGTCGACCCCAGAGTGCGGACGCGCCATGGATCCACGTTCACCGCGAATCAGACTTCGCCCCGCATGCCGACTCCACAGACCCTGATCGTCAGGCAATGTTTGCGCGGATAGCCGCACATGGTGACGGCGTGGTGCTGATCGAACGGAACACGAACGATCTCGATTCGTACACTCTCACCTCAGAGCAGCAGGACCGCAGACGCATTGACCGGAATGCGGACATCGCACAGGTGATCCGAGAGCTCGGGATTTCCTCATTGCAGCTGCTGGACCCGCCAGCCGATCTTCGCGGGACCCTGGAGATCATGGGAATCGAGGCGTCGGTGCTGTCCCACGCTGATGCGGGTTCGACTGTGAAGGCACCGACTTGCACCACGACAAGCACCGCGCACACCGTCGCCGGGCTGGTGCGACATGGTGACCAGCGGGGTCGCGAACTCGGTTTCCCCACCGCGAATCTCGAACTCGATACCGAAGCCGGGAGCCCTTCTTCCGAGGCTCACCTGGTGGATGGCGTGTGGGCAGGTCACTGCGCGCTCGCCGATGGCAGGTCGATCCCGCCGCAATCTCGATAG